One window of the Vigna radiata var. radiata cultivar VC1973A chromosome 1, Vradiata_ver6, whole genome shotgun sequence genome contains the following:
- the LOC106772400 gene encoding uncharacterized protein LOC106772400, protein MAKRSDFAQKLLDDLRLRKQRMASSQTSHQSHHFPIDAYAYTKQAYRGSRHAKANEIVTSRTGVTLNSSNRSHRSVNNGQVSNQMVPYGKGQKSSRLTGDMSLALAFALENGGKLKRSDSIMGFLHQINRGTLEFSVSERQLASTSNYPIQINEISKGAHKLNQILRACTNGLNMDTYSIQFAKELLQGAIDLEESLRMLVDLQNNSQFMITSQKKNRITLLEEDNDDNDDTGMEMQLTRSTFSFDKHTTQNTQQLGKATFMQRPITLTSSKEDSNSNNENKTVKKQVSQKRSTKPSSISTSGIKNVNANSEGKNQTPSNPEKGRIPNVIAKLMGLDILPDRVEMDSKHVMLQKREGISPKHTAKGSTKKTELQRKETDNLVPIKEQKDIEAFKTPATKGEEMISGVNKSFLVEKTSSELSLQNGKQLLRDQDGIKALKEFDKQTKGSAEKNLTRDGQNYVQGIIKKKDHPNNNKREQKGTIRGRTDDPVLNNMISQLEQVKERSEVKPSTQPEKVVNANNVQPEKRHTNKNITNNEKKSRNNNGIQKTHVVSKNGLHEEKHRREQQLQVREEQMLIMRPQGGSEITSKNSPKSPPSQKKQLSMNQGFKKNSGEKNVAAMKSEGLLTNHYDLVRDEASNYTNEKVKEIVHRKSGQISSPRDQEYERAKRSGLRTLMDEKHVYKLASKKIKNTKKQNVDAIGKIDQVLTGRKGARLITKPGKQQIPTSDKFEVLNEAEQERISLFRETDAHIISPSEQVYVDATEPLDVKRQPHKESELPPTFSSSVGGELQSQQDLVATVPSDLHCQDVLSLQDPVAADERFVTGEVALQKTNGILEDKFRLKHSNLEDQNISEKSFQQPLTESENCLKWILVMSQLFVNTAEGLFKLNIPFNVLQGGGREIQDEGSKLILDCGYEVMKRKGIRQELKRVHSYSRISMGTTNIISFDELVRQLNKDTEKLKFYGRKTSCLVDVEDYLPKMLEHDVYDKDPDVNCMWDLGWNDETVAFIEKYDVIRDTEKNILSVLLDEITLEFCTFNHTPKQ, encoded by the exons ATGGCCAAGAGATCAGATTTTGCACAGAAGCTGCTGGATGACCTCCGCCTCAGGAAACAACGAATGGCTTCGTCTCAAACTTCACACCAATCCCACCATTTTCCCATAG ATGCATATGCTTACACAAAACAAGCATATAGAGGATCCAGACATGCAAAAGCTAATGAGATT GTGACTTCCAGAACTGGGGTGACGCTGAATAGCTCAAATAGAAGCCACAGATCGGTAAACAATGGGCAAGTTTCAAACCAGATGGTCCCATATGGGAAAGGTCAGAAGAGCTCAAGACTAACTGGTGACATGTCCCTTGCCCTGGCTTTTGCCTTAGAGAATGGAGGGAAACTAAAAAGAAGTGATTCAATTATGGGTTTCCTTCACCAGATTAACAGAGGAACATTGGAATTCAGCGTGTCAGAAAGACAATTAGCTTCGACTAGCAACTATCCTATCCAAATAAACGAGATATCCAAAGGTGCACACAAACTAAACCAGATTTTGAGAGCCTGCACCAATGGCCTTAACATGGACACATATTCAATACAATTTGCAAAGGAACTATTGCAAGGAGCTATTGATTTGGAAGAGTCCCTCAGGATGCTAGTAGACCTGCAAAATAATTCACAGTTTATGATTACCTCGCAGAAGAAAAATCGAATCACACTATTAGAGGAGGATAATGATGACAACGATGACACGGGGATGGAAATGCAACTGACAAGatcaactttctcttttgacAAACATACTACTCAGAACACCCAACAACTTGGAAAGGCTACTTTCATGCAGAGACCAATTACTCTTACAAGCTCTAAGGAAGACAGCAACTCAAATAATGAGAACAAAACTGTGAAGAAACAAGTTTCTCAGAAGCGATCAACTAAACCTAGCTCTATCTCTACCTCTGGCATTAAGAATGTCAATGCTAATTCAGAAGGGAAAAATCAGACGCCCTCCAACCCAGAGAAGGGCAGGATTCCAAATGTAATAGCCAAACTAATGGGGCTGGACATCCTTCCTGACAGAGTGGAAATGGATTCAAAACACGTGATGCTACAGAAAAGGGAAGGAATATCACCCAAGCATACTGCAAAAGGAAGCACTAAGAAGACTGAACTGCAGCGCAAAGAAACAGATAATTTGGTGCCTATAAAAGAGCAAAAAGACATAGAAGCTTTCAAAACTCCTGCAACAAAGGGTGAAGAGATGATATCGGGGGtaaataaaagttttcttgtAGAAAAAACCAGCTCTGAGTTGTCTCTTCAGAATGGAAAACAACTGTTGAGAGACCAGGATGGAATAAAAGCACTGAAAGAATTTGACAAGCAGACTAAAGGTTCAGCTGAAAAGAATCTTACTAGAGATGGTCAAAATTATGTTCAGgggataataaaaaaaaaggatcatCCAAATAACAATAAAAGGGAACAGAAAGGCACTATAAGGGGCAGAACCGACGATCCAGTTCTTAACAATATGATATCCCAGCTAGAACAAGTGAAAGAAAGATCAGAAGTTAAGCCCTCGACTCAGCCAGAAAAGGTCGTCAATGCAAACAATGTTCAGCCTGAAAAAAGGCACACAAACAAGAACATCACGAACAATGAAAAGAAGTCTCGGAACAATAATGGAATTCAGAAGACACATGTAGTCTCCAAAAATGGGCTTCATGAAGAAAAGCATCGCAGAGAACAACAACTCCAGGTTAGGGAAGAACAAATGCTGATAATGAGACCACAAGGAGGGAGTGAAATCACCTCAAAGAATTCACCAAAATCCCCTCCTTCTCAGAAGAAGCAGCTATCCATGAACCAGGGGTTCAAGAAAAACTCCGGAGAAAAAAATGTAGCTGCTATGAAATCGGAAGGCCTTTTAACAAATCATTATGATCTAGTCAGAGATGAAGCATCCAATTATACAaatgagaaagtaaaagaaattgtcCATAGGAAGTCAGGCCAAATTTCCTCTCCTAGAGATCAAGAATATGAACGAGCTAAGCGAAGTGGCCTTAGAACTTTGATGGATGAAAAACACGTCTATAAGCTGGCCAGCAAGAAAATTAAGAATACCAAAAAGCAAAATGTAGACGCGATTGGGAAGATTGATCAAGTGTTGACTGGAAGAAAGGGAGCAAGGCTTATCACTAAACCAGGAAAACAGCAGATTCCCACTTCTGACAAATTCGAAGTTTTGAATGAAGCAGAACAAGAAAGGATTAGCTTGTTCAGAGAAACAGATGCACACATCATTAGCCCCAGTGAACAAGTATATGTGGATGCGACTGAACCATTGGATGTGAAGCGCCAACCCCATAAAGAATCTGAACTACCGCCTACATTCTCCAGTTCTGTTGGTGGAGAACTTCAAAGCCAACAAGATTTGGTAGCAACAGTTCCCAGTGATTTG CATTGCCAAGATGTGTTATCATTGCAAGATCCTGTTGCAGCAGATGAAAGATTCGTGACTGGTGAGGTTGCATTACAGAAAACAAATG GAATTCTGGAAGACAAATTTCGTCTTAAGCACTCAAACCTAGAAGATCAGAATATTTCTGAAAAAAGCTTCCAACAGCCACTAACAGAAAGTGAAAACTGCCTCAAGTGGATTCTGGTCATGAGTCAACTATTCGTCAACACTGCAGAAGGACTTTTCAAACTGAACATCCCGTTTAACGTTCTTCAAGGTGGTGGTCGGGAGATTCAAGACGAAGGCAGCAAACTTATATTAGATTGTGGATATGAAGTGATGAAAAGAAAGGGGATAAGGCAAGAACTCAAAAGAGTTCATAGTTATTCGAGGATATCAATGGGTACCACCAACATAATATCCTTTGACGAGTTAGTTAGGCAGCTGAATAAAGACACGGAGAAGCTCAAGTTCTACGGTAGGAAAACAAGTTGCCTAGTCGATGTTGAGGACTACCTACCTAAAATGCTTGAACATGATGTTTATGACAAAGATCCAGACGTGAACTGCATGTGGGATTTAGGATGGAATGATGAGACAGTTGCATTTATAGAGAAATACGATGTTATAAGGGATACGGAAAAGAATATTCTTAGTGTTCTACTGGATGAGATCACCCTAGAATTTTGCACGTTCAATCATACACCGAAACAGTAG